The following are encoded together in the Xanthobacter autotrophicus Py2 genome:
- a CDS encoding PhnA protein (PFAM: PhnA protein~KEGG: sme:SMc00099 probable alkylphosphonate uptake protein) has translation MDVKDANGAILKDGDNVTLIKDLKVKGTSVTLKRGTLVKGIRLTDDPEEIDCKVEKVKGLVLRTEFVKKA, from the coding sequence GTGGACGTCAAGGACGCGAACGGCGCCATCCTGAAGGATGGCGACAACGTGACCCTCATCAAGGACCTCAAGGTGAAGGGCACGTCCGTCACCTTGAAGCGGGGCACGCTGGTGAAGGGCATCCGCCTCACCGACGACCCGGAGGAGATCGACTGCAAGGTCGAGAAGGTCAAGGGCCTCGTGCTGCGCACGGAGTTCGTGAAGAAGGCCTGA
- a CDS encoding AMP-dependent synthetase and ligase (PFAM: AMP-dependent synthetase and ligase~KEGG: mlo:mlr7293 acyl-CoA synthase) codes for MAGGIYDLHLDRNPANFQPLTPLGFLERAAGVFPDHTAIIHGALRRNYRDFYARSRRLASALAKLGVGKGDTVAVMLPNAPAMLEAHYGVPMTGAVLNSLNTRLDAAILAFTLDHGEAKVLITDREFSPVMKAALAMATRKPVVIDYDDPEFTGKGERIGTIEYEDFLATGDADFAWKTPDDEWDAIALNYTSGTTGDPKGVVYHHRGAHLLAVGNVVTCSLGKHPVYLWTLPMFHCNGWCFPWSITLAAGTHVCLRQVRAKPIFDAIADYKVTHMCGAPIVMSTLLNTPDADKRPLPHKVEFITAAAPPPEAVLAAMQEAGFNVVHVYGLTEVYGPSVVNEWHAEWDALPAQERAIKKARQGVRYGALEALDVLDPDTMVPVPADGETLGEVMFRGNVVMKGYLKNPTATDAAFAGGWFHSGDLGVKHPDGYIQLKDRSKDIIISGGENISSIEVEDALYKHPAVSAAAVVAKPDEKWGETPVAFVELREGASATAEDLIAHCRTHLAAYKCPRHIVFEEIPKTSTGKIQKFRLREMAKEV; via the coding sequence ATGGCCGGCGGCATCTATGACCTGCATCTCGACCGCAATCCCGCGAACTTCCAGCCGCTGACGCCGCTCGGCTTCCTGGAGCGGGCAGCCGGCGTGTTCCCGGACCACACGGCCATCATCCACGGTGCGCTGCGTCGCAACTATCGCGATTTCTATGCGCGCAGCCGGCGGCTCGCCTCGGCCCTCGCCAAGCTGGGCGTCGGCAAGGGCGACACGGTCGCGGTGATGCTGCCCAACGCGCCGGCCATGCTGGAGGCCCACTACGGCGTGCCCATGACGGGCGCGGTCCTCAATTCCCTCAATACCCGCCTCGACGCCGCCATCCTCGCCTTCACCCTCGACCATGGCGAGGCCAAGGTGCTCATCACCGACCGGGAATTCTCCCCCGTCATGAAGGCTGCTCTGGCCATGGCGACGCGCAAGCCCGTGGTCATCGACTATGACGACCCGGAATTCACCGGCAAGGGCGAGCGCATCGGCACCATCGAATACGAGGATTTCCTGGCCACCGGCGACGCCGACTTCGCCTGGAAAACGCCCGACGACGAGTGGGACGCTATTGCGCTCAACTACACCTCCGGCACCACCGGCGACCCCAAGGGCGTGGTCTATCACCATCGCGGCGCGCATTTGCTGGCGGTGGGCAACGTGGTCACCTGCAGCCTCGGCAAGCATCCGGTCTATCTGTGGACGCTGCCCATGTTCCACTGCAACGGCTGGTGCTTCCCCTGGTCCATCACGCTGGCCGCCGGCACCCATGTGTGCCTGCGCCAGGTACGCGCCAAGCCCATCTTCGACGCCATCGCCGACTACAAGGTGACGCACATGTGCGGCGCCCCCATCGTCATGTCCACGCTGCTCAACACGCCGGACGCCGACAAGCGGCCCCTGCCCCACAAGGTGGAGTTCATCACCGCCGCCGCCCCGCCGCCGGAAGCGGTGCTCGCCGCCATGCAGGAGGCGGGCTTCAACGTGGTGCATGTGTACGGCCTCACCGAGGTCTACGGCCCCTCCGTGGTCAACGAGTGGCACGCCGAGTGGGACGCCCTGCCCGCGCAGGAGCGCGCCATCAAGAAAGCACGCCAGGGCGTGCGCTACGGCGCGCTCGAAGCCCTCGATGTGCTGGATCCCGACACCATGGTGCCGGTGCCCGCCGATGGCGAGACGCTGGGCGAGGTGATGTTCCGCGGCAACGTGGTGATGAAGGGCTACCTCAAGAACCCCACCGCCACCGACGCTGCGTTCGCCGGCGGCTGGTTCCATTCCGGCGACCTCGGGGTGAAGCATCCCGACGGCTATATCCAGCTGAAGGACCGCTCCAAGGACATCATCATCTCGGGCGGCGAGAACATCTCCTCCATCGAGGTGGAGGACGCCCTCTACAAGCACCCGGCGGTGAGTGCGGCGGCGGTGGTGGCCAAGCCCGACGAGAAGTGGGGCGAGACCCCGGTCGCCTTCGTCGAGCTGCGCGAGGGCGCGAGCGCGACGGCGGAGGACCTGATCGCCCATTGCCGGACCCATCTGGCGGCTTATAAGTGCCCGCGCCACATCGTCTTCGAGGAGATCCCGAAGACGTCGACCGGCAAGATCCAGAAGTTCCGGCTGCGCGAGATGGCCAAGGAGGTCTGA
- a CDS encoding AMP-dependent synthetase and ligase (PFAM: AMP-dependent synthetase and ligase~KEGG: bbt:BBta_0943 putative propionate--CoA ligase) has product MSEVGTSGYAEAYASWRADPSAFWGAAAQSLEWSKAPEKMFDPEAGVYGRWFPDAVGNICHNALDRHVAAGRGDQAALIYDSPVTGAKRTLTYAQLLKEVSTLGAVLQDLGVGKGDRVLIYMPMVPEAIGAMLACARIGAIHSVVFGGFAAKELATRIEDAEPKVILAASCGIEPNRVVAYKPLLDLAISMSAVKPQRCLVLQRPEGPGALTEGRDLDWAVACAAAADAGKSAPCADMAATDPLYILYTSGTTGKPKGVVRDVGGYMVALDWSMKNLYGIAPGEVFWTASDIGWVVGHSYIVYGPLIHGATTLVYEGKPVGTPDPGAFWRVIEEHKVVALFTAPTALRAIKKEDPDCLLKQGRDLSRFRTLFLAGERADPDTVIWAQQQLKVPVVDHWWQTETGWAIAANPVGLGLLPTKLGSPTVPMPGYDVEIVDEAAKPVPAGTMGSIVVKLPLPPGCLPTLWQQDDRFAEGYLADYPGYYKTSDAGFLDDDGYVFVMGRTDDIINVAGHRLSTGGMEEVLASHPDVAECAVIGVKDELKGEVPCGFVVLKAGERRAPDVIEKELVGLVRDRIGPVAAFKLAVTVNRLPKTRSGKILRGTMKKIADHDEWSVPATIDDAGVLEEIEDVLKARGIA; this is encoded by the coding sequence ATGTCCGAAGTCGGAACGAGCGGATACGCTGAAGCCTATGCCAGCTGGCGTGCGGATCCTTCCGCTTTCTGGGGCGCGGCGGCGCAGTCGCTGGAGTGGTCCAAGGCGCCAGAGAAGATGTTCGATCCCGAGGCCGGCGTCTATGGTCGCTGGTTCCCCGACGCCGTGGGCAATATCTGCCACAACGCCCTCGACCGCCACGTGGCGGCCGGCCGTGGCGACCAGGCGGCGTTGATCTATGACAGCCCGGTCACCGGCGCCAAGCGCACCCTCACCTATGCGCAATTGCTCAAAGAGGTGAGCACGCTCGGCGCGGTGCTGCAGGATCTCGGCGTCGGCAAGGGCGACCGGGTGCTGATCTATATGCCCATGGTGCCCGAGGCCATCGGCGCCATGCTGGCCTGCGCCCGCATCGGCGCCATCCATTCGGTGGTGTTCGGCGGGTTCGCGGCGAAGGAACTGGCGACCCGCATCGAGGATGCCGAGCCGAAGGTGATCCTCGCCGCCTCCTGCGGCATCGAGCCCAACCGCGTGGTGGCCTACAAGCCGCTGCTTGACCTCGCCATTTCCATGTCGGCGGTCAAGCCCCAGCGCTGCCTCGTGCTCCAGCGTCCCGAGGGGCCCGGCGCCCTGACCGAGGGTCGCGACCTCGACTGGGCGGTGGCCTGCGCGGCAGCGGCCGATGCCGGCAAGAGCGCGCCCTGCGCGGACATGGCGGCCACCGACCCGCTCTACATCCTCTACACCTCCGGGACCACGGGCAAGCCCAAGGGCGTCGTGCGCGACGTGGGCGGCTACATGGTGGCGCTCGACTGGAGCATGAAGAACCTCTACGGCATCGCCCCCGGCGAGGTGTTCTGGACCGCCTCCGACATCGGCTGGGTGGTGGGGCATTCCTACATCGTCTACGGCCCGCTGATCCATGGCGCGACCACTCTCGTCTACGAGGGCAAGCCGGTGGGTACGCCGGACCCCGGCGCGTTCTGGCGGGTGATCGAGGAGCACAAGGTGGTGGCGCTGTTCACCGCGCCCACCGCCCTGCGCGCCATCAAGAAGGAGGATCCCGACTGCCTGCTGAAGCAGGGTCGCGACCTCTCCCGTTTCCGCACCCTGTTCCTCGCCGGCGAGCGCGCCGATCCCGATACGGTGATCTGGGCGCAGCAGCAGCTGAAGGTCCCGGTGGTGGACCACTGGTGGCAGACCGAGACCGGCTGGGCCATCGCCGCCAATCCGGTGGGCCTCGGCCTTCTGCCCACCAAGCTCGGCTCGCCCACCGTGCCCATGCCGGGCTATGACGTGGAGATCGTGGACGAGGCCGCCAAGCCGGTGCCGGCGGGCACCATGGGCTCCATCGTGGTGAAGTTGCCGCTGCCTCCCGGCTGCCTGCCCACACTGTGGCAGCAGGACGACCGCTTCGCCGAGGGCTACCTCGCCGACTATCCCGGCTACTACAAGACCTCCGATGCCGGCTTCCTGGACGATGACGGCTACGTCTTCGTCATGGGCCGCACCGACGACATCATCAACGTCGCCGGCCATCGTCTGTCCACCGGCGGCATGGAGGAGGTTCTGGCCTCCCATCCGGACGTGGCCGAGTGCGCGGTGATCGGCGTCAAGGACGAGCTGAAGGGCGAGGTGCCCTGCGGCTTCGTGGTGCTGAAGGCCGGTGAACGGCGCGCGCCCGACGTGATCGAGAAGGAACTGGTGGGCCTCGTGCGCGACCGCATCGGCCCGGTGGCAGCCTTCAAGCTGGCGGTAACTGTAAACCGCCTGCCCAAGACCCGCTCGGGCAAGATCCTGCGCGGCACCATGAAGAAGATCGCGGATCACGACGAATGGTCGGTTCCGGCCACCATCGATGACGCCGGCGTGCTCGAGGAGATCGAGGACGTGCTGAAGGCCCGCGGCATCGCCTGA
- a CDS encoding hypothetical protein (KEGG: mes:Meso_1530 hypothetical protein), with protein sequence MRRLPLAIGTFALLAGPGLLAGLALLAGTGHAVAQTPSITMTCAEAAALINTRGSAVLATSRTLYDRYVRDRSFCLYDQDTRPEWVPTKDNPQCFIGYSCFEPFRGGSYSR encoded by the coding sequence ATGAGACGATTGCCCCTTGCCATCGGCACGTTCGCGCTGTTGGCCGGTCCCGGGCTTCTCGCGGGCCTCGCGCTTTTGGCCGGCACCGGCCACGCTGTTGCCCAGACCCCGAGCATCACCATGACGTGCGCGGAAGCGGCGGCGCTTATCAACACGCGGGGGTCTGCCGTACTGGCGACCTCCCGAACGCTCTACGATCGCTATGTGCGCGACCGGAGCTTCTGCCTCTACGATCAGGACACCAGGCCGGAATGGGTGCCGACAAAGGACAATCCCCAGTGCTTCATCGGCTATAGCTGTTTCGAGCCATTCCGCGGCGGCAGCTATAGCCGCTGA
- a CDS encoding conserved hypothetical protein (KEGG: mes:Meso_1530 hypothetical protein), producing the protein MQLSRVPPLAAALLLATLAAGPVEAQARPDTLALSCQEAAGLVTRSGAIVLGTGPNIYDRYVSQIRYCSGAEQLKAEWVKTRDNPQCFVGYTCYVPSRDNGLGR; encoded by the coding sequence ATGCAACTTTCCCGAGTCCCACCGCTGGCGGCCGCGCTCCTCCTCGCCACCCTCGCCGCCGGCCCGGTCGAGGCCCAGGCGCGCCCGGACACCCTTGCCCTGTCCTGCCAGGAGGCCGCCGGCCTGGTGACGAGGAGCGGCGCCATCGTGCTCGGCACCGGTCCCAACATCTACGACCGCTATGTCAGCCAGATTCGCTACTGCTCGGGTGCCGAGCAGCTCAAGGCGGAGTGGGTGAAGACGCGGGATAATCCACAGTGCTTTGTGGGATATACGTGCTACGTGCCGAGTCGCGACAACGGCCTGGGCCGGTGA
- a CDS encoding porin (PFAM: porin~KEGG: bms:BR1622 outer membrane protein Omp31) has protein sequence MKKFLLATVALAALSAPAMAADLATKYPVKAVAVVPVFSWTGFYIGANVGYGGDKFTFDEVESYYYGAYPYYANSTSLNSSGFFAGGQIGYNYQFANNVVLGVETDLQWSGIEGKEDYSSVYIYGGYPYTSSYGASVDYFGTIRARIGYAFDRFLPYITGGAAYGKTKVSGSYAGEGFGSFDSSSTNWGWTVGGGVEYAITNNWTFKTEYLYVDLGSTDYTYGSYDGFYTYAGTVDTKFHTLKAGVNYKF, from the coding sequence ATGAAGAAGTTCCTTCTCGCCACTGTCGCGCTGGCGGCGCTTTCGGCTCCGGCCATGGCTGCTGACCTGGCGACGAAGTACCCGGTCAAGGCCGTGGCCGTTGTCCCGGTGTTCTCCTGGACCGGCTTCTATATCGGCGCCAACGTCGGTTACGGCGGTGACAAGTTCACCTTCGACGAGGTCGAGTCCTACTACTATGGCGCGTATCCCTACTACGCCAACAGCACGAGCCTGAACTCTTCCGGCTTCTTCGCCGGCGGTCAGATCGGCTACAACTACCAGTTCGCCAACAACGTGGTGCTGGGCGTCGAGACCGACCTGCAGTGGTCGGGCATCGAGGGCAAGGAAGACTACTCTTCCGTCTACATCTATGGCGGCTATCCCTACACCTCCAGCTACGGCGCGTCGGTTGACTACTTCGGTACGATCCGCGCTCGCATCGGCTACGCTTTCGACCGGTTCCTGCCCTACATCACCGGTGGTGCGGCCTACGGCAAGACCAAGGTCTCTGGCAGCTACGCTGGCGAGGGCTTCGGATCCTTTGATTCGTCCTCCACCAACTGGGGTTGGACCGTCGGCGGTGGCGTGGAATATGCCATCACCAACAACTGGACGTTCAAGACCGAATATCTGTACGTCGATCTCGGCAGCACCGACTACACCTACGGTTCGTATGACGGCTTCTACACCTATGCCGGCACCGTGGACACCAAGTTCCACACCCTCAAGGCTGGTGTGAACTACAAGTTCTGA
- a CDS encoding porin (PFAM: porin~KEGG: bms:BR1622 outer membrane protein Omp31) — protein MKRLLLATVAFAALSAPAMAADLATKYPVKAVAVVPVFSWTGFYIGANVGYGGDKFTFDEVESYYGYPYYANSTSLNSSGFFAGGQIGYNYQFANNVVLGVETDLQWSGIEGKEDYSSVYVYGGYPYTSSYGASVDYFGTIRARIGYAFDRFLPYITGGAAYGKTKISSSYAGDGFGSLSASATNWGWTVGGGVEYAITNNWTFKTEYLYVDLGSTDYAYADGYGYYSYAGTVDTKFHTLKAGVNYKF, from the coding sequence ATGAAGCGTCTTCTTCTCGCCACTGTCGCATTCGCGGCGCTCTCCGCTCCGGCCATGGCTGCTGACCTGGCGACGAAGTATCCGGTCAAGGCCGTGGCCGTTGTCCCGGTGTTCTCCTGGACCGGCTTCTATATCGGCGCCAACGTCGGTTACGGCGGTGACAAGTTCACCTTCGACGAAGTCGAGTCCTACTACGGCTATCCGTACTACGCCAACAGCACGAGCCTGAACTCTTCCGGCTTCTTCGCCGGCGGTCAGATCGGCTACAACTACCAGTTCGCCAACAACGTGGTGCTGGGCGTCGAGACCGACCTGCAGTGGTCGGGCATCGAGGGCAAGGAAGATTACTCTTCCGTCTACGTCTATGGCGGCTATCCCTACACCTCCAGCTACGGCGCGTCGGTTGACTACTTCGGTACGATCCGCGCTCGCATCGGCTACGCTTTCGACCGGTTCCTGCCCTACATCACCGGTGGTGCTGCCTACGGCAAGACCAAGATCTCGAGCAGCTATGCTGGCGACGGCTTCGGCTCGCTCAGCGCTTCGGCCACCAACTGGGGCTGGACCGTCGGCGGCGGCGTGGAATACGCCATCACCAACAACTGGACGTTCAAGACCGAATATCTGTACGTCGATCTGGGCAGCACCGATTACGCCTACGCCGACGGCTACGGCTACTACAGCTATGCCGGCACCGTGGACACCAAGTTCCACACCCTCAAGGCTGGTGTGAACTACAAGTTCTGA
- a CDS encoding porin (PFAM: porin~KEGG: bms:BR1622 outer membrane protein Omp31) codes for MKRLLLATVAFAALSAPAMAADLATKYPVKAVAVAPVFSWTGFYIGANVGYGGDKFTFDEVESYNGYPYYATSTSLNSSGFFAGGQIGYNYQFANNVVLGAETDLQWSGIEGKADYSSVYLYGGYPYTSSFGASVDYFGTIRARIGYAFDRFLPYITGGAAYGKTKVSGSYYDYSVGGFSASGTNWGWTVGGGVEYAITNNWTFKTEYLYVDLGSTDYTYASGSGPEAMIALDRGYSNTTGSVDTKFHTLKAGVNYKF; via the coding sequence ATGAAGCGTCTTCTTCTCGCCACTGTCGCGTTCGCAGCGCTCTCCGCTCCGGCCATGGCCGCTGACTTGGCGACGAAGTATCCGGTCAAGGCCGTGGCCGTCGCTCCTGTGTTTTCCTGGACCGGCTTCTACATCGGCGCCAACGTCGGTTACGGTGGTGACAAGTTCACCTTCGACGAAGTCGAGTCGTACAACGGCTATCCCTACTACGCGACCAGCACGAGCCTGAACTCTTCCGGCTTCTTCGCCGGCGGTCAGATCGGCTACAACTACCAGTTCGCCAACAACGTGGTGCTGGGCGCCGAAACCGACCTCCAGTGGTCTGGTATCGAAGGCAAGGCAGACTACTCTTCCGTCTACCTCTATGGCGGCTATCCCTACACCTCCAGCTTCGGTGCTTCGGTCGATTACTTCGGTACGATCCGTGCTCGCATCGGTTACGCCTTCGACCGGTTCCTGCCCTACATCACCGGTGGTGCCGCTTACGGCAAGACCAAGGTGTCCGGCTCCTACTACGATTATAGCGTCGGTGGGTTCAGTGCTTCGGGCACCAACTGGGGTTGGACCGTCGGCGGCGGCGTTGAATACGCCATCACCAACAACTGGACGTTCAAGACCGAGTATCTGTACGTCGACTTGGGCAGCACCGATTACACGTATGCCAGCGGCTCCGGTCCCGAGGCAATGATTGCTCTGGACCGCGGCTACTCCAACACCACCGGCTCCGTGGACACCAAGTTCCACACCCTCAAGGCCGGCGTGAACTACAAGTTCTGA
- a CDS encoding beta-lactamase domain protein (PFAM: beta-lactamase domain protein~KEGG: nha:Nham_0754 beta-lactamase-like): protein MSEDIAFNRTFEAPAGRVDEVSPLVRRIVAPNPSPFTFTGTCSYIIGRGQVAILDPGPDDPAHVAALLDAVRHETVTHVFVTHTHRDHSPAVRAVVAATGAVTLGEGPHRAARPLAIGEVNPLDASADTDFSPDIRLGEGDTIAGPGWTLTAIETPGHCANHLAFALRENDLLFSGDHVMAWATSIVAPPDGSMGDYIHSLEKLGLREERIYLPGHGGPVTDAPDFVRAYLTHRMSREAAILRALDREVETIPDLVRGIYIGLDPRLVGAASLTVLAHLEHLVSSGRVVTDSPVAAITGRFRRAA from the coding sequence ATGAGTGAGGACATCGCCTTCAACCGCACGTTCGAGGCTCCGGCCGGCCGGGTGGATGAGGTGTCCCCCCTGGTGCGCCGGATCGTGGCGCCCAATCCCTCGCCCTTCACCTTCACCGGCACCTGTTCCTACATCATCGGTCGCGGGCAGGTGGCGATCCTTGATCCCGGCCCCGACGATCCCGCCCATGTGGCCGCCCTGCTGGACGCCGTGCGCCATGAGACGGTGACGCACGTCTTCGTGACCCACACCCATCGCGACCACTCGCCGGCCGTGCGCGCGGTCGTGGCCGCGACCGGTGCGGTGACCCTGGGGGAGGGGCCCCATCGCGCGGCCCGCCCCCTCGCCATCGGTGAGGTCAACCCCCTCGATGCCAGCGCCGACACCGACTTCTCCCCCGATATCCGCCTTGGCGAGGGCGACACCATCGCCGGTCCGGGCTGGACCCTGACGGCCATTGAGACCCCCGGGCATTGTGCCAACCACCTTGCCTTCGCCCTGAGGGAAAACGACCTGCTGTTCTCCGGCGACCATGTGATGGCCTGGGCCACCTCCATCGTCGCGCCGCCGGACGGCTCCATGGGCGACTATATCCACTCCCTCGAAAAGCTCGGGCTGAGGGAGGAACGCATCTATCTCCCCGGCCACGGCGGGCCGGTCACCGATGCGCCCGATTTCGTGCGGGCCTATCTGACCCACCGCATGTCCCGGGAAGCTGCCATCCTGCGCGCCCTCGACCGGGAGGTGGAAACCATCCCCGATCTGGTGCGCGGCATCTATATCGGCCTCGATCCGCGCCTGGTGGGCGCGGCGTCCCTCACCGTGCTGGCCCATCTGGAGCATCTGGTGTCGAGCGGTCGCGTGGTGACCGATAGCCCGGTCGCAGCCATCACCGGGCGATTCCGCCGTGCTGCCTGA
- a CDS encoding protein of unknown function DUF159 (PFAM: protein of unknown function DUF159~KEGG: eba:ebA145 hypothetical protein) has product MCGRFVQQMPPIRAAEMFGVDPVLAALPNAPPRYNAAPTQDLMVVRRHPETGARHLSLLKWGLVPSFAKDTSGAARLINARSETAPEKPSFRAAWRAWRRCIVPADGFYEWARARGRRQPFFIRRANGRPLALAGLWEGWKDPATGQWLRTFTLLTTSADAKLRPLHERMPVILPETDIAAFLEAEDPRDLMRSLPGTDLDLWPVSDRVNAVRNDGPDLMAPLPAEAAASAMALLTAKAGPENRGFGDPESP; this is encoded by the coding sequence ATGTGCGGGCGATTCGTCCAGCAGATGCCGCCGATCCGCGCCGCCGAAATGTTCGGGGTGGACCCGGTTCTGGCGGCCCTGCCTAACGCGCCGCCGCGCTACAATGCGGCGCCGACGCAGGATCTCATGGTGGTCCGCCGCCATCCGGAAACCGGCGCGCGCCATCTCTCGCTGCTGAAGTGGGGGCTGGTGCCGTCCTTCGCCAAGGACACCTCGGGGGCCGCCCGGCTCATCAACGCCCGCTCCGAGACCGCGCCGGAAAAGCCGTCCTTCCGCGCCGCGTGGCGGGCCTGGCGCCGCTGCATCGTGCCGGCGGACGGCTTCTATGAATGGGCGCGTGCACGCGGCCGACGCCAGCCCTTCTTCATCCGCCGCGCCAATGGTCGCCCCCTGGCGCTCGCGGGCTTGTGGGAGGGCTGGAAGGATCCGGCGACCGGCCAGTGGCTGCGCACCTTCACCCTCCTGACCACGTCGGCGGATGCAAAGTTGCGCCCGCTGCACGAGCGGATGCCGGTGATCCTGCCCGAGACGGATATCGCGGCCTTCCTGGAGGCGGAGGATCCGCGCGACCTCATGCGGTCTCTTCCGGGCACGGACCTCGATCTGTGGCCGGTCTCGGATCGCGTCAATGCGGTGCGCAACGATGGGCCGGACCTCATGGCGCCGCTGCCGGCCGAGGCGGCGGCCTCAGCCATGGCGCTGCTCACTGCCAAAGCGGGCCCCGAGAATCGCGGCTTCGGCGATCCTGAGAGCCCCTGA
- a CDS encoding conserved hypothetical protein (KEGG: nwi:Nwi_0614 hypothetical protein): protein MIRRRLYTEERFSPLARWSFRLALFSLPVVALAALLYRTGFLDFQPALVTLATGLGLAAIAGILGTVAFFITWETGWLGIGRAMAAVGIAVLVLAGPAAVLARGMMLPPLTDISTDAADPPRFRSLALASPREANSLTYGGIDNAAVQRMAYPGIKPVDLTATPEEAFNTVLALVQKRHWTILDAVPPRGTRRDGQIEAVAVSPIMGFRSNVSIRIRPTAKGARVDVRSASRYGSHDLGTNSERVEALMADLAAERRHR from the coding sequence ATGATCAGACGCAGGCTTTACACGGAAGAACGCTTCTCCCCGCTGGCGCGGTGGAGCTTCCGGCTCGCCTTGTTCTCGCTGCCGGTGGTGGCGCTCGCGGCGCTGCTCTACCGCACCGGCTTCCTCGATTTCCAGCCGGCGCTGGTCACGCTTGCCACCGGGCTTGGCCTTGCGGCCATCGCCGGCATCCTCGGCACCGTGGCCTTCTTCATCACCTGGGAAACCGGATGGCTGGGCATCGGCCGGGCCATGGCGGCCGTGGGCATCGCGGTGCTGGTGCTGGCGGGGCCGGCCGCCGTGCTGGCGCGCGGCATGATGCTGCCGCCGCTCACCGACATCTCCACCGACGCAGCCGATCCGCCGCGGTTCCGCTCCCTCGCCCTCGCCTCTCCGCGCGAGGCCAACTCGTTGACCTATGGCGGCATCGACAATGCCGCGGTCCAGCGCATGGCCTATCCCGGCATCAAGCCGGTGGATCTCACGGCGACGCCGGAGGAGGCCTTCAACACCGTCCTTGCCCTGGTGCAGAAGCGGCACTGGACCATCCTCGACGCCGTGCCGCCCCGTGGCACCCGGCGCGACGGACAGATCGAGGCGGTGGCGGTGTCGCCGATCATGGGCTTCCGCTCCAACGTCTCCATCCGCATCCGGCCTACCGCCAAGGGCGCGCGCGTGGATGTGCGCTCCGCCTCCCGCTACGGCTCCCATGATCTCGGCACCAATTCCGAACGCGTGGAAGCGTTGATGGCGGACCTTGCCGCCGAGCGCCGCCACCGCTGA
- a CDS encoding Haloacid dehalogenase domain protein hydrolase (PFAM: Haloacid dehalogenase domain protein hydrolase~KEGG: bov:BOV_0302 hydrolase, haloacid dehalogenase-like family), whose amino-acid sequence MRRDSREAEPPGRYGRTGISFLPARLRPPRPDLPMRDVSALLFDKDGTLVHFDRTWGPACGAAMRALAGDDAAALARLQEVSHYLPAEGRFLHTSPLVSGSSAHYGPLWADALRRPATPDFLAEIDDLFAREGLAFLTPIGQPLATLTHLKSAGFTLGIVTNDAENSARKQAHALGILPLLAAVHGYDSGFGSKPGPGMVAAFGARFGLAPHAMAVIGDSAHDLAAARGAGARFIAVRSGPAPIDDLMTEADLVVDSIDDLPRLLALAPSSPERENAV is encoded by the coding sequence ATGAGGCGTGATAGTAGAGAAGCCGAACCGCCCGGTCGATACGGCCGGACCGGTATCAGTTTCCTCCCGGCGCGCCTTCGGCCGCCTCGCCCGGACCTGCCCATGCGCGATGTTTCCGCCCTGCTGTTCGACAAGGACGGCACCCTCGTCCATTTCGACCGAACCTGGGGTCCCGCCTGCGGGGCGGCCATGCGCGCCCTGGCCGGGGACGACGCCGCAGCGCTGGCGCGCCTTCAGGAGGTGAGCCACTATCTGCCGGCGGAAGGGCGCTTCCTGCACACCTCGCCTCTGGTCTCAGGATCGTCGGCCCATTACGGCCCGCTGTGGGCCGACGCCCTCCGCCGACCGGCGACGCCGGACTTTCTGGCCGAGATCGACGACCTCTTCGCCCGTGAGGGCCTGGCCTTCCTCACCCCCATCGGCCAGCCCTTGGCGACGCTCACCCACCTCAAGAGCGCCGGCTTCACCCTCGGCATCGTCACCAATGATGCCGAGAACAGCGCCCGCAAGCAGGCGCATGCGCTCGGAATCCTGCCCCTGCTGGCGGCGGTGCACGGCTATGATTCCGGCTTCGGCTCGAAGCCCGGGCCGGGGATGGTTGCGGCTTTCGGCGCCCGCTTCGGCCTTGCGCCCCACGCCATGGCGGTGATCGGCGACAGTGCCCACGACCTGGCCGCTGCCCGCGGTGCCGGCGCCCGCTTTATCGCCGTGCGCTCAGGTCCCGCGCCCATCGACGACCTCATGACCGAAGCGGACCTCGTTGTGGACAGCATCGACGACCTGCCCCGGCTTCTGGCCTTGGCGCCCTCTTCCCCAGAGCGGGAAAACGCGGTCTAA